One genomic window of Salvelinus namaycush isolate Seneca chromosome 22, SaNama_1.0, whole genome shotgun sequence includes the following:
- the mtg1 gene encoding mitochondrial ribosome-associated GTPase 1, giving the protein MRLHQILRNAANFRTVFDFGDREVAHWFPRHMAKGLKQMQASVKNVDCILEIHDARIPFSGRNPLFQDSLDVRPHLLVLNKMDLADLSAKHMILKQLERHGVKKVLFTDCLRQRDDNVKKLVPMVTELIESQPRFHREENTNFCLMVIGVPNVGKSSLINALRRTNLKKGRGSKVGGEPGITKAVLTRIQVCERPIIHLLDTPGVLPPKIQSLETGMKLALCGTILDHLVGEDIMADYLLFSLNRLEKYSYVERYDLREPSDDIQQVLKRIAVKLGKTQRVKAITGVGNITLTVPNYTAAAYDFIRAFRKGELGLVMLD; this is encoded by the exons ATGAGGCTTCATCAGATACTCCGCAATGCAGCAAACTTCAGGACGGTCTTTGACTTCGGCGACAGAGAGGTTGCCCACTGGTTCCCCAGACATATGGCAAAAG GTCTGAAACAGATGCAGGCCAGTGTGAAGAATGTTGACTGCATCCTAGAAATCCACGATGCCAGA ATCCCGTTCTCAGGTAGAAACCCTCTTTTCCAGGATAGTCTGGACGTCAGACCTCATCTCCTGGTACTGAACAAGATGGACCTGGCTGACCTGTCTGCCAagcat ATGATTTTGAAACAGCTTGAAAGACATGGAGTGAAGAAGGTCCTGTTCACAGACTGCCTCAGACAGAGAGATGACAACGTCAAAAAG CTGGTTCCCATGGTCACAGAATTAATCGAGAGCCAGCCACGCTTCCACCGAGAGGAG AACACCAACTTCTGTCTGATGGTGATTGGGGTGCCCAACGTTGGGAAGTCATCGCTCATCAATGCTCTGAGGAGAACCAACCTCAAGAAAG GTCGGGGGTCAAAAGTAGGAGGGGAACCAGGCATTACCAAAGCAGTGTTGACTAGAATACAG GTGTGTGAGAGACCCATCATCCATCTTCTAGATACGCCTGGTGTCCTTCCTCCGAAGATACAGAGTCTGGAGACAGGCATGAAGCTAGCCCTATGTG GAACCATCCTGGACCATCTAGTAGGAGAAGACATCATGGCAGACTACCTACTGTTCTCTCTCAATAGACTGGAGAAGTACAG ttaCGTGGAGAGGTATGATCTCAGGGAGCCTAGTGATGACATCCAGCAGGTGTTGAAACGTATCGCTGTCAAACTGGGAAAGACTCAACGAGTTAAAGCCATCACTGGAGTGG gtaacatcaccctcacagtgcCTAACTACACAGCAGCAGCATATGATTTCATCAGAGCGTTCAGGAAGGGAGAGCTGGGACTGGTCATGCTGGACTGA